A DNA window from Argopecten irradians isolate NY chromosome 10, Ai_NY, whole genome shotgun sequence contains the following coding sequences:
- the LOC138332694 gene encoding golgin subfamily A member 6-like protein 7 — translation MVKSGEQNGEIREQNGEKGTEWKLGNRMVKLGNRMVKSGDRMVKSGNRMVKTGNRVVKSGNRVVKSGNRMVKSGKNGEIGEQNGEIRGQNGEVRRQDGEIREQNGENREQSGEIREQNGEIKEQNGEIGDQNGEIVKQNGKIGGQNGEIREQNGEIRGQNGEIG, via the exons ATGGTGAAATCAGGGGAACAGAATGGTGAAATCAGGGAACAGAATGGTGAAAAGGGAACAGAATGGAAATTAGGGAATAGAATGGTGAAATTAGGGAACAGAATGGTCAAATCAGGAGACAGGATGGTGAAATCAGGGAACAGAATGGTGAAAACAGGGAACAGAGTGGTGAAATCAGGGAACAGAGTGGTGAAATCAGGGAACAGAATGGTGAAATCAGGGAAGAATGGTGAAATCGGGGAACAGAATGGTGAAATCAGGGGACAGAATGGTGAAGTCAG GAGACAGGATGGTGAAATCAGGGAACAGAATGGTGAAAACAGGGAACAGAGTGGTGAAATCAGGGAACAGAATGGTGAAATCAAGGAACAGAATGGTGAAATCGGGGACCAGAATGGCGAAATCGTGAAACAGAATGGTAAAATCGGAGGACAAAATGGTGAAATTAGGGAACAGAATGGTGAAATCAGGGGACAGAATGGTGAAATCGGGTAA
- the LOC138332692 gene encoding golgin subfamily A member 6-like protein 24 has protein sequence MVKLRNRMVTSGKNDEIREQNGEIRGLNGEIRGQSDEIGGQNGENSEQSGEIREQKGEIRGQNGEIRNQSDEITEQNGEIKEQNGKIREQNGEIREQNEWYHRGKNDEIREQNGEIRGLNGEIRGQSDEIGEQNGENSEQSGEIREQKGEIRLQNGEIRNQSDEIREQNGEIREHNGEIREQNGKIREQNGEIRGQSW, from the exons ATGGTGAAATTACGGAACAGAATGGTGACATCGGGGAAAAATGATGAAATCAGGGAACAGAATGGTGAAATCAGGGGACTAAATGGTGAAATCAGGGGACAGAGTGATGAAATTGGGGGACAGAATGGTGAAAACAGTGAACAGAGTGGTGAAATCAGGGAACAGAAAGGTGAAATCAGGGGACAAAATGGTGAAATCAGGAATCAGAGTGATGAAATCACGGAACAGAATGGTGAAATCAAAGAACAGAATGGTAAAATCAGGGAACAGAATGGTGAAATCAGGGAACAGAATG AATGGTACCATCGgggaaaaaatgatgaaatcaGGGAACAGAATGGTGAAATCAGGGGACTAAATGGTGAAATCAGGGGACAGAGTGATGAAATTGGGGAACAGAATGGTGAAAACAGTGAACAGAGTGGCGAAATCAGGGAACAGAAAGGTGAAATCAGGTTACAAAATGGTGAAATCAGGAATCAGAGTGATGAAATCAGGGAACAGAATGGTGAAATCAGGGAACATAATGGTGAAATCAGGGAACAGAATGGTAAAATCAGAGAACAAAATGGTGAAATCAGAGGACAAAGTTGGTGA
- the LOC138332693 gene encoding golgin subfamily A member 6-like protein 7, which produces MVKSEEQNGEFGERMVKSRNRMVKSGDRKAKSGDRMVKSGDRMVKSGDRMNGEIREQNGEIREQNGEIREQNGEIREQNGEIREQNGEIGEQNGEIREQNGEIGGQNGEI; this is translated from the exons ATGGTAAAATCGGAGGAACAGAATGGTGAATTCGGGGAAAGAATGGTGAAATCCCGTAACAGAATGGTGAAATCAGGGGACAGAAAGGCGAAATCGGGGGACAGAATGGTGAAATCAGGGGATAGAATGGTGAAGTCAGGTGACAGAATG AATGGTGAAATCAGGGAACAGAATGGTGAAATCAGGGAACAGAATGGTGAAATCAGGGAACAGAATGGTGAAATCAGGGAACAGAATGGTGAAATCAGGGAACAGAATGGTGAAATCGGGGAACAGAATGGTGAAATCAGGGAACAGAATGGTGAAATCGGAGGACAAAATGGTGAAATCTAG